A genomic region of Enterococcus sp. 12C11_DIV0727 contains the following coding sequences:
- a CDS encoding helix-turn-helix domain-containing protein: MDFLLLDDRTNLKLSIIRKLEQQYSFSERKDVLCEELNISQYLLERSVTEINEDLKQFELIDDMELIEQSSEIILFQDAQVSSSVVEEKYLKYSLEFTLLQTLFFNQFTSIKKYGEKHGMSRTVVYKIVDRIRKELAQYEIKLSKNFQLVGNEWKIRQYFNMLYYRIYKDSDELYNQSDILAVQELFSEIKLYCEKVNTLYLFKHYLLITLERIKRKQHYFLPNSFKSVEFDQKNKIYQTVAQWSECTLKGTNREIEVEIRGIISQLSVYRLEFCDLENDVVTKYTERLKQQFQMNMQLSDVGPEFCTSVKMTIYQHQFITPLIDLTLRAIDLEFFHERYPIIFEMCHTFIYQLKEDEFKFSKKSLFFNLLLVLSQQYDEETDKNTINIYVNFTQGEKYNRFIKNQIQIFDSFSIHFQPLIRPDTDLIVSDYLPQVTFSARNLIWLAPPRASDWRNFGNEIVRINRELQLNKKRK, from the coding sequence ATGGATTTTCTGCTATTAGACGATCGAACGAATTTAAAACTATCCATCATCCGAAAGTTAGAGCAACAGTATTCATTTTCGGAGCGCAAAGATGTTTTATGTGAAGAACTAAATATCTCCCAATACTTATTAGAACGTAGCGTCACAGAAATAAATGAAGACTTGAAACAATTTGAATTGATCGATGATATGGAGTTGATCGAGCAAAGCAGTGAAATCATTCTTTTCCAAGATGCACAAGTATCATCCAGTGTTGTGGAGGAAAAATATTTAAAATACTCACTGGAGTTTACATTGTTGCAAACCCTATTTTTTAATCAGTTTACGTCAATTAAAAAATATGGAGAAAAACATGGGATGAGCCGAACTGTAGTTTATAAAATTGTTGATAGAATTCGAAAAGAGCTAGCACAATATGAGATAAAGTTATCGAAAAACTTTCAGCTAGTTGGGAATGAATGGAAGATTCGTCAGTATTTTAATATGCTCTATTATCGAATTTATAAAGACTCGGATGAACTATACAATCAATCAGATATCCTAGCGGTCCAAGAATTATTTTCTGAGATTAAATTATATTGTGAAAAAGTAAACACGTTATACCTGTTTAAACATTATCTACTGATCACGTTAGAAAGAATCAAAAGAAAACAGCACTATTTTTTACCTAATAGTTTTAAGTCGGTTGAATTTGATCAAAAGAATAAAATCTATCAAACCGTTGCTCAGTGGAGTGAATGTACTTTGAAGGGAACAAATCGAGAAATAGAAGTAGAAATAAGAGGTATTATCAGCCAGTTATCAGTGTACAGACTTGAATTTTGTGATCTTGAAAATGATGTGGTCACAAAATATACTGAGCGATTAAAGCAACAATTTCAGATGAACATGCAGTTAAGTGATGTAGGTCCTGAATTTTGTACAAGTGTGAAGATGACCATTTATCAGCACCAATTTATTACACCGCTGATAGATCTTACGCTACGAGCAATCGACTTGGAGTTTTTTCATGAGCGTTATCCAATCATATTCGAGATGTGCCATACATTTATTTATCAATTGAAAGAAGATGAATTCAAATTTAGCAAAAAATCATTGTTTTTCAATTTGTTACTGGTGTTATCTCAGCAATATGACGAAGAAACCGATAAAAATACAATCAACATTTATGTGAACTTTACCCAAGGCGAAAAATACAATCGATTCATTAAAAATCAGATTCAAATTTTTGACTCTTTTAGCATACATTTTCAGCCACTCATACGACCAGATACAGATTTGATTGTCTCTGATTATCTTCCCCAAGTAACTTTTTCAGCACGAAATCTGATTTGGCTGGCGCCGCCAAGAGCCAGTGATTGGCGTAACTTTGGTAATGAGATTGTCCGAATCAATAGAGAGCTACAATTGAATAAAAAAAGAAAGTAG
- a CDS encoding ABC-F family ATP-binding cassette domain-containing protein, with translation MELLQVKDLTYAIPDKQLYENSSFTLRSHEHMGIVGKNGAGKSTLLKMLLGNVLPDAGAIIWNPAATLGYLDQYVDMDQSLTINEFLRSAYQELFATEQEMLKLYETYGETGDDQLLTRAATYQENLEMKGFYEVENDISKAITGLGISDADQTLAALNRGDQIKVILAKLLLEKPAVLILDEPTNYLDQEHIEWLTDYLNAFENAFIIVSHDTEFLSNIATCICDIDFGSIKKYHSNYTDFLKQKAHLAEAYQSQFVAQQRKIKETEAFIQKNIAGVKTKMAQGRRKHLEKMDRLKEPEKKVKSNFSFKLMPQSSPNVMTIDELTVGYKEPLLMVRDVQVKKGEKVVITGADGLGKLTLVKTLLSLVPAISGKAQFSPQVVTGYRSQEIEWENTEWTPIEALANKYTRLTYEDVRRELAKCGLKREIASKNIFMLSGGEQSKVKLCDLTMQPSNFLILDEPTNHLDVDSRKELQDAIKAFRGSVLLISNDEQFYSGVADHVYAVADKHLLKQ, from the coding sequence ATGGAATTATTACAAGTCAAAGATTTAACTTATGCAATACCTGATAAACAGCTTTATGAAAACAGTTCATTTACGTTAAGAAGTCACGAACACATGGGCATCGTAGGTAAAAATGGTGCAGGAAAAAGTACATTGTTGAAGATGCTTTTAGGGAACGTTCTACCTGATGCAGGAGCAATCATATGGAATCCAGCCGCTACATTAGGGTATTTAGACCAATATGTGGATATGGATCAATCACTGACGATTAACGAATTTTTAAGATCAGCTTATCAAGAATTATTTGCCACAGAACAAGAAATGTTGAAACTTTATGAGACATATGGTGAAACGGGCGACGACCAATTGTTAACAAGAGCGGCAACCTATCAAGAAAATTTGGAAATGAAGGGCTTTTATGAAGTTGAAAATGATATCAGCAAAGCCATTACAGGTCTTGGCATCAGTGATGCTGATCAAACACTAGCTGCATTAAATCGCGGAGATCAAATCAAGGTCATATTGGCTAAATTACTATTGGAAAAACCAGCTGTTTTGATCTTAGATGAACCAACCAACTATTTAGACCAAGAACATATCGAATGGCTGACAGATTATCTAAATGCATTTGAGAATGCGTTTATCATCGTTTCCCATGATACAGAATTTTTAAGTAATATCGCAACCTGTATCTGTGATATTGATTTTGGCTCGATCAAAAAATACCATAGCAACTATACTGATTTCTTAAAACAAAAAGCGCACTTAGCTGAAGCGTATCAAAGTCAATTTGTAGCACAACAACGAAAAATCAAAGAAACAGAAGCCTTCATCCAGAAAAATATTGCAGGGGTCAAAACAAAAATGGCGCAAGGGAGACGAAAACATCTAGAAAAAATGGATCGTTTGAAAGAACCAGAGAAAAAGGTGAAATCTAATTTTTCCTTTAAACTAATGCCTCAAAGTTCACCCAATGTCATGACGATCGATGAGCTGACGGTAGGTTATAAAGAGCCGTTGCTTATGGTACGTGATGTGCAAGTAAAAAAAGGGGAAAAAGTCGTGATCACTGGCGCAGATGGTTTAGGCAAATTAACATTAGTAAAAACACTGCTGTCACTGGTACCAGCAATTTCTGGTAAAGCACAATTTTCACCACAAGTGGTCACTGGTTATCGCTCTCAAGAAATTGAGTGGGAAAATACTGAATGGACACCAATTGAAGCATTAGCAAATAAATATACAAGACTTACTTATGAAGATGTCCGTCGAGAATTGGCAAAATGCGGGTTGAAACGAGAAATTGCTTCAAAAAATATTTTCATGCTGAGTGGTGGTGAACAATCAAAAGTGAAATTATGTGATCTGACGATGCAACCAAGCAATTTCTTGATTTTAGATGAACCAACCAATCATTTAGATGTAGATTCAAGAAAAGAATTGCAAGATGCTATAAAAGCGTTTCGAGGAAGTGTGTTGTTGATTTCAAATGATGAACAGTTTTATTCAGGTGTAGCGGATCATGTGTATGCTGTTGCAGATAAACATCTTCTGAAACAATAA
- a CDS encoding FAD-dependent oxidoreductase yields the protein MDFTGDENRQVYKFSWMERELKRVLEDKLADRILIIGSGVLECQTAIELANKSKEVVIIERSDELLSDCLNSPIRLNL from the coding sequence ATGGATTTTACTGGAGATGAAAACCGCCAAGTCTACAAATTTTCGTGGATGGAGCGAGAACTAAAAAGAGTATTAGAAGATAAGTTGGCTGATCGAATCTTGATTATTGGTAGCGGCGTTTTAGAATGCCAAACGGCGATTGAGTTAGCGAACAAAAGCAAAGAAGTTGTGATCATTGAACGCTCGGATGAGCTACTGTCAGATTGTCTAAATTCTCCAATTAGGCTCAACTTATGA
- a CDS encoding GNAT family N-acetyltransferase — translation MWVGGMAVVPKYRRDKVASKLMDYAEQLAKENQCEYLILEVN, via the coding sequence ATGTGGGTCGGTGGTATGGCGGTCGTTCCGAAGTATCGTAGGGACAAAGTCGCTTCTAAATTGATGGATTACGCAGAACAATTGGCAAAAGAAAATCAATGTGAGTATCTAATTTTGGAAGTGAATTAA